DNA from Bacteroidota bacterium:
ACCCACAATTACGCACATTTCCCAAACATTCCCGGTCATTTCTAATATACCATAGTAGGTAGATCCGGATGTAATTCTGTTTGAGGATGCAGTAGAGAAAGCTCCGCAGCGCATTGGTCCTGTGGTTTGACCATTATATACCACATTAGAGTTTGCAACAGAGTTTGTTTCTGTAACATTCCCTCCATTAGTAATACCCGCTGTTGTGGCTGCTGTAATGTTTGATGCTACTCCCCAAGGATATTCATTTGCAATAGGAGGAAGTGAGCCCCTGCACGCCTTTTCGTATTCTAGTTCAGACATAGGGCGCAAGGCAGCCCAATCCAAATAAGCTAAAAAATCGGCAGGAAGCATCCAATTGCAGGCAATTGCTAGCCCATCGGAGGCTGTTTCTCCGAAGGTATCATCGTCATCTAAATCGTTTCCGTATTCTCCTGGGGTAGCCCCAACCGGAGCAACCTTACATTTAACGCCATTCCGATTTTGAGGGGTGGCGGTGGCTGCGGTATTGCACATAAAGCTCCCTGCTGTTACAGCCACACATCTCGCAGCCTGTTGTGTTCCATTTAATGTGTTTAAAAATTCTACGTATTGTTGTTGACTAATTTCGTATTTCATGCAATAAAAAGCATCGTATCCAACGGGAAAATTTGCGGGAATTGTAGTTGGTGCATTAACAGGCACTGCTGCTTCGGTCCAGTCGTCAGCTCCTCCAGCTTGTGCAACTGCCGCATTTCTACCTAAGGAGCCCGCTCCGCCACCGCCAACTGTAATAGCGCCATCACTTGTTACGGTAAAAGTAGAAGCCGCAACACCGGGAGTTCTAAATGCAGCAATTGTAGTAGTGCTTCCATCTCCAAGAATAAAATTACCCGAAGGGACATATACCATTTCGATAGCAAATAGCTTGATGGTTACTTCGCAATCATCGCTTAATCCATCGGTAACGTATTGCCAACGTAACTTAACATCGTCCCAATTTATCGAGCCATTCCCATCTGCTGTCCTATGAAAGAAAACCCCCTTCCCATCAGAACTTACATTCGATGTAGCAGCAACACCGTTGGTGGTGGTTACTGTATGGTGAGCATCTGTAGTGCTTAGTGTGCAGTGATTCCAGGCTGCAGAAGACACACAAGAACCTCCGGTTTCAATTCTGTATTTTGCAAAAACCCACACAGCATCCCAATTGCTAGATCCGGTAGATCGTCTCCAACTATTATCCCAGTTTAAATCAAATTCTATATTGGTAAAGTTAGCGGCATTGTTTACACCTGCAGAAACATCTTGCCCGCTAGTGGTAATACTAGAAATTGTGACGTTGTTGGAACGCGCTCCAAAA
Protein-coding regions in this window:
- a CDS encoding SUMF1/EgtB/PvdO family nonheme iron enzyme, translating into MIKNIFIFIFLFAFGARSNNVTISSITTSGQDVSAGVNNAANFTNIEFDLNWDNSWRRSTGSSNWDAVWVFAKYRIETGGSCVSSAAWNHCTLSTTDAHHTVTTTNGVAATSNVSSDGKGVFFHRTADGNGSINWDDVKLRWQYVTDGLSDDCEVTIKLFAIEMVYVPSGNFILGDGSTTTIAAFRTPGVAASTFTVTSDGAITVGGGGAGSLGRNAAVAQAGGADDWTEAAVPVNAPTTIPANFPVGYDAFYCMKYEISQQQYVEFLNTLNGTQQAARCVAVTAGSFMCNTAATATPQNRNGVKCKVAPVGATPGEYGNDLDDDDTFGETASDGLAIACNWMLPADFLAYLDWAALRPMSELEYEKACRGSLPPIANEYPWGVASNITAATTAGITNGGNVTETNSVANSNVVYNGQTTGPMRCGAFSTASSNRITSGSTYYGILEMTGNVWEMCVIVGCAAGRSYRGGHGNGALNSAGAADVDYWPGINGNGTTTTANNVYGGVTGCTGRAGIAWRGAAYLNANWVKVSDRDYCGPGWNGHTVRDNRSGGRGVRTEP